A genomic segment from Pseudorca crassidens isolate mPseCra1 chromosome 6, mPseCra1.hap1, whole genome shotgun sequence encodes:
- the PHOSPHO2 gene encoding pyridoxal phosphate phosphatase PHOSPHO2, whose amino-acid sequence MKILLVFDFDNTIIDDNSDTWIVQCAPEKKLPIELQDSYEKGFWTEFMGRVFKYLGDKGVREDEMKRAMISMPFTPGMVELLNFIRKNKDKFDCIIISDSNSVFIDWVLEASNVHDVFDKVFTNPAAFDSDGHLTVENYHAHSCTRCPPNLCKNVVLVEFVGKQLQRGVNYTRIVYIGDGGNDVCPVTFLKKNDVAMPRKGYTLQKTLSKMSQNLEPMESSVVSWSSGVEIISHLQFLIKE is encoded by the coding sequence ATGAAAATTTTGTTGGTTTTTGACTTTGACAATACAATCATAGATGATAATAGCGATACCTGGATTGTACAATGTGCTCCAGAGAAAAAGCTTCCTATTGAACTACAAGATTCTTATGAAAAAGGATTTTGGACAGAATTTATGGGCAGAGTCTTTAAGTATTTGGGAGATAAAGGTGTAagagaagatgaaatgaaaagagCAATGATATCAATGCCTTTCACTCCAGGGATGGTGGAACTTTTAAACTTTATAAGAAAGAACAAGGATAAATTTGACTGCATCATTATTTCAGATTCAAATTCAGTCTTCATAGATTGGGTTTTAGAAGCTAGCAATGTTCATGACGTGTTTGATAAAGTCTTTACAAATCCAGCAGCTTTTGACAGCGATGGTCATCTCACTGTGGAAAATTATCATGCTCATTCTTGCACTAGGTGCCCCCCAAATCTTTGCAAAAATGTAGTTTTGGTAGAATTTGTAGGTAAACAGTTACAACGAGGAGTGAATTATACACGAATTGTTTATATAGGTGATGGCGGAAACGATGTCTGTCCAGTAAcctttttaaagaagaatgatgTTGCCATGCCACGGAAAGGATATACTTTACAGAAAACTCTTTCTAAGATGTCTCAAAATCTTGAGCCTATGGAGTCTTCTGTTGTATCTTGGTCTTCAGGTGTTGAAATAATTTCTCATTTACAATTTCTAATAAAGGAGTAA